In a single window of the Clarias gariepinus isolate MV-2021 ecotype Netherlands chromosome 16, CGAR_prim_01v2, whole genome shotgun sequence genome:
- the LOC128544121 gene encoding protein FAM104A yields the protein MQRFNNKQKSDPVPINKEISYPFTMLSENRKRQRTPGDDDDALLMPQAKRSSTTLQSSEGSGEAWESESSSSDSSGVSSPEHAAGISSSTSSQYGAENLRSFSPHGYLDQGDATSRASYEHINRVLKEAHFHSLHNRAQSQDR from the exons ATGCAGCGTTTTAACAATAAGCAAAAG TCAGACCCAGTGCCTATAAACAAGGAAATTTCTTATCCCTTCACCATGTTATCTGAAAACAG GAAGCGACAGCGTACTCCaggcgatgatgatgatgcacttCTGATGCCTCAGGCCAAAAGATCAAGCACAACACTCCAGTCTTCTGAGGGAAGTGGCGAAGCATGGGAGTCTGAG tCCTCCAGCAGTGACAGCAGTGGGGTCAGTAGTCCAGAGCACGCAGCTGGGATCAGCAGCAGCACAAGCAGTCAGTACGGAGCCGAGAACCTCAGGTCCTTCAGTCCACATGGTTACTTAGACCAAGGTGATGCCACAAGTCGGGCCTCGTACGAACACATCAACCGTGTCCTGAAGGAGGCTCACTTTCACAGCCTACACAACAGAGCCCAGTCACAGGACAGGTGA